A window from Flavobacterium sp. 83 encodes these proteins:
- the yidC gene encoding membrane protein insertase YidC — MEEKKLDLNSIIGFILIVGILFWIMFQNKPSEATIAADKAKKELVAKEALAKAAATKTVATAAAIVPGDSTQMAQLQKTLGNFAYSASLPSAKESFTTVENEFVKLKIANKGGYIIEAALKNFEKFKKGSGQLVELIKDNNANLNIQLLTSDNRTLNTKDLFFEPTLTKVGADQILSMKLKAGANEFLEYKYILKPNNYMVGFDIRSQGLNKVLNTAKPLDLEWDLKTFRTEKSIAYEDRYTLLNYEYGDDKFNNVSGTGKDVQEEIPENVKFIAFKQHFFSTILLTDTPFAKTILKSHKLVVDEKVDTTYIKQFNANVPLAFTNGEVDYKMNWYFGPSDYKTLKAYDKNLEKIIPLGWGIFGWINMFVFIPLFGFLSSYIAYGIAIIIFTIIVKIAMSPITYKSFLSQAKMKVLRPEITELGEKFKKDPMKKQQETMKLYNKAGVNPMAGCIPALIQLPFMYASFQFFPSAFELRQKSFLWADDLSSFDQVVKLPFHVPMYGDHISLFPILAAIAIFFYMKMTSGDQQMAAPQQEGMPDMAKMMKYMIYISPIMMLIFFNSYGAGLSLYNFISNLITIGIMFVIKNYIVDSDKIHAQIQENKLKEPKKQGKFQKKLQEVMEQAEAQKAKDKKK; from the coding sequence ATGGAAGAAAAAAAATTAGACCTTAATTCAATTATAGGTTTTATATTGATAGTTGGTATTTTGTTTTGGATCATGTTTCAAAATAAACCTTCGGAAGCAACTATTGCTGCTGATAAAGCTAAAAAAGAGTTAGTGGCTAAGGAAGCTTTAGCAAAAGCGGCTGCAACTAAAACGGTTGCTACTGCAGCAGCTATTGTACCTGGCGATTCAACTCAAATGGCACAATTGCAAAAAACTTTAGGGAATTTTGCTTATTCAGCGTCACTTCCTTCTGCAAAAGAAAGTTTTACTACCGTTGAAAATGAATTTGTAAAATTAAAAATCGCTAATAAAGGAGGGTATATTATTGAAGCTGCTTTGAAAAATTTTGAAAAATTCAAAAAAGGCTCAGGTCAATTAGTTGAATTGATTAAAGATAATAATGCGAATTTAAATATTCAATTACTTACAAGCGATAACCGTACTTTAAATACAAAAGACTTGTTTTTTGAGCCAACTCTTACAAAAGTAGGAGCGGATCAAATTCTGTCTATGAAATTGAAAGCTGGCGCAAATGAGTTTCTGGAATACAAGTACATATTGAAACCTAACAATTACATGGTTGGTTTTGATATTCGTTCACAAGGATTGAATAAAGTTTTGAATACTGCTAAACCGTTAGATTTAGAATGGGATTTGAAAACATTCAGAACAGAAAAAAGTATTGCTTATGAAGACCGTTATACTTTATTGAATTATGAGTATGGTGATGATAAATTTAATAATGTTTCCGGGACAGGAAAAGATGTTCAAGAAGAAATACCTGAAAACGTTAAGTTTATTGCTTTCAAGCAGCATTTTTTTAGTACTATTTTATTGACTGATACGCCGTTTGCTAAAACAATATTAAAATCGCATAAATTAGTTGTAGATGAAAAAGTGGATACAACATACATTAAACAATTTAATGCTAATGTCCCATTAGCATTTACTAATGGTGAAGTAGATTATAAAATGAATTGGTATTTTGGACCATCAGATTATAAGACATTAAAAGCCTACGATAAAAATTTAGAAAAAATTATTCCTTTAGGTTGGGGTATTTTTGGATGGATTAACATGTTTGTGTTTATTCCTTTATTTGGATTTTTAAGCTCATACATTGCTTATGGAATTGCGATAATTATTTTTACTATTATTGTAAAAATTGCCATGTCGCCTATTACATATAAATCATTTTTGTCTCAGGCTAAGATGAAAGTATTGCGACCTGAAATTACGGAATTGGGTGAAAAATTCAAAAAAGACCCCATGAAGAAACAACAGGAAACGATGAAATTGTACAATAAAGCTGGGGTAAACCCAATGGCAGGATGCATTCCAGCCTTGATTCAGCTTCCTTTTATGTATGCTTCGTTTCAGTTTTTTCCTTCAGCTTTTGAGTTAAGACAGAAAAGTTTCCTTTGGGCAGACGATTTATCTTCTTTTGACCAAGTTGTAAAGTTGCCTTTCCACGTTCCTATGTATGGAGATCATATTAGTTTGTTTCCAATACTAGCAGCAATAGCGATTTTCTTCTATATGAAAATGACTTCAGGCGATCAACAAATGGCTGCTCCACAGCAAGAGGGAATGCCAGATATGGCAAAAATGATGAAATATATGATTTATATCTCACCAATCATGATGTTGATTTTCTTCAACAGTTACGGTGCAGGATTGAGTTTGTATAACTTTATTTCCAATTTGATTACGATTGGAATTATGTTTGTTATTAAAAATTACATTGTTGACAGCGATAAAATTCACGCTCAAATACAAGAGAATAAATTGAAAGAGCCTAAGAAACAAGGTAAGTTCCAGAAAAAACTTCAAGAAGTTATGGAACAAGCAGAAGCTCAAAAAGCGAAAGACAAAAAGAAATAA
- a CDS encoding toxin-antitoxin system YwqK family antitoxin — MKAFYKKILCALIFLNLFCLHAQTDSNKLDEKGKKHGLWKGFFEESKRPRYEGTFVHGKETGVFNFYDDTKAKSVIATREFNSNDNSAYTIFYDQDKNKVSEGKVVNKLFEGQWKYYHQASKAIMTLENYTNGKLEGLRSVFYPSGKIAEEITYKNNLKDGVYKKYTEKEIVLEESIFKNNEYNGLAIFKDTDGNVVSKGQFVNGKKSGTWQFFEKGKKVKEVNMSNPQNATKSKP; from the coding sequence ATGAAAGCATTTTATAAAAAAATATTGTGTGCCTTGATTTTTTTGAATTTGTTTTGTCTTCATGCACAAACAGATTCTAATAAATTAGATGAAAAAGGAAAAAAGCATGGTTTGTGGAAAGGTTTTTTTGAGGAATCAAAAAGACCGCGTTATGAAGGAACTTTTGTTCATGGCAAGGAAACTGGAGTTTTCAATTTTTATGATGATACCAAAGCAAAATCGGTAATAGCTACCCGGGAATTTAATTCTAATGATAATTCTGCCTACACGATATTTTATGATCAAGATAAGAATAAAGTAAGTGAAGGAAAAGTAGTGAATAAATTATTTGAAGGGCAATGGAAGTATTACCATCAAGCCTCAAAAGCTATTATGACTCTAGAAAATTATACAAATGGAAAACTTGAAGGCTTGCGAAGTGTTTTTTATCCTAGTGGTAAAATTGCCGAGGAAATCACTTATAAAAACAATCTGAAAGACGGCGTTTACAAAAAATACACCGAAAAAGAAATTGTACTGGAAGAATCCATTTTTAAGAATAATGAATACAATGGTTTAGCCATTTTCAAGGATACGGATGGAAATGTGGTTTCAAAAGGGCAGTTTGTAAATGGAAAAAAATCTGGAACTTGGCAATTTTTTGAAAAAGGGAAAAAAGTCAAAGAAGTGAATATGAGTAATCCTCAAAATGCAACAAAATCCAAGCCTTAA
- the mnmA gene encoding tRNA 2-thiouridine(34) synthase MnmA has product MKRVVVGLSGGVDSSVAAYLLQQQGYEVIGLFMKNWHDDSVTISNDCPWLEDSNDALLVAEKLGIPFQTVDLSEEYKEKIVDYMFNEYEKGRTPNPDVLCNREIKFDVFMKIALSLGADYVATGHYCQKSEIEVNGETVYQLKAGADSNKDQSYFLCQLSQQQLAKSLFPIGELTKPEVREIAAQMDLITAEKKDSQGLCFIGKVRLPEFLQQKLQPKDGIIIQIDKNDTIYNSQKEEGLTLEEELAFEAKKIPYTPEMGKKVGKHQGAHYFTIGQRKGLNVGGTTDPLFIIATNVETNTIYTGLTSQHPGLFKKALLIEKSEVHWIRKDMTLANGESMEVMARIRYRQPLQKAILHQFEGGMYVAFDEPQSAITEGQFVAWYLGEELVGSGVIS; this is encoded by the coding sequence ATGAAGCGTGTTGTTGTAGGACTTTCGGGTGGTGTAGATTCAAGTGTTGCGGCTTATTTGTTGCAACAACAAGGGTATGAAGTCATAGGTCTTTTTATGAAAAATTGGCATGATGATTCGGTTACTATTTCTAATGATTGCCCTTGGCTGGAAGATAGTAATGACGCATTACTGGTTGCTGAAAAATTAGGAATTCCTTTTCAAACGGTAGATTTAAGTGAAGAATACAAAGAGAAAATCGTTGATTATATGTTCAACGAATATGAAAAAGGGCGTACTCCAAACCCTGATGTGCTTTGTAACCGCGAAATAAAATTTGATGTTTTTATGAAAATTGCTTTGAGCCTTGGTGCTGATTATGTAGCAACAGGACATTACTGTCAAAAAAGCGAAATAGAAGTCAATGGCGAAACAGTTTATCAATTGAAAGCTGGTGCTGATAGCAATAAAGATCAATCTTATTTTCTATGTCAGTTGTCTCAGCAACAATTGGCAAAATCTTTATTCCCAATTGGAGAATTAACTAAGCCTGAAGTTCGTGAAATTGCAGCTCAAATGGATTTGATTACAGCCGAAAAGAAAGATTCTCAAGGATTGTGTTTCATAGGAAAAGTACGTTTGCCTGAATTTTTGCAACAAAAATTGCAGCCAAAAGACGGAATTATAATCCAAATTGATAAAAACGATACAATTTATAATTCTCAAAAAGAGGAAGGTTTGACTCTGGAAGAAGAATTAGCATTCGAAGCAAAAAAAATCCCTTATACACCAGAAATGGGTAAAAAAGTAGGGAAACATCAAGGAGCCCATTATTTTACCATTGGACAACGAAAAGGACTCAATGTAGGAGGAACAACGGATCCATTATTTATTATAGCCACTAATGTGGAAACTAATACGATTTATACCGGATTAACCAGTCAGCATCCCGGATTGTTTAAGAAAGCGTTACTTATTGAAAAATCTGAAGTACATTGGATTCGTAAAGATATGACTCTGGCCAATGGAGAATCGATGGAAGTTATGGCGAGAATTCGTTACAGACAACCTTTGCAAAAAGCAATTTTGCATCAATTTGAAGGCGGAATGTATGTTGCTTTTGATGAGCCACAATCAGCAATAACTGAAGGACAATTTGTTGCTTGGTATTTAGGAGAGGAATTAGTTGGTTCTGGAGTAATTTCTTAG
- a CDS encoding S8 family serine peptidase — translation MRKFYLFLFLLITSVGFAQEDAWVYFNAKPSAQPYFDSPLQMLSQRALDRRTIQNIVLDAKDIPIDASYINQIKAVAGISVMAKSKWMNAIHVRGNQAIINSLTAFSFVSKVDFANKSLNQVGKIAKLSKIKKVTKSKNTKINYAYGTSANQIQMLNGQLLHQQNYTGTGKIIAVLDAGFPGVNTTQPFQRLRDNNQILGGYNFVLRNPDFYTGVYHGTSVLSAMGGYKENSLVGTAPDASYYLFITEDDTSENPVEESLWVEAAEKADSLGVDIINTSLGYFEYDNPAYSHTYSEMNGATAFISRGAEIAFSRGMIVVAAAGNSAGTSNPYIAVPADAASVIAVGAVNASESLASFSSIGPSSDGRIKPDVMAQGKSVVLSDELGNTVYADGTSFSSPIMAGMVACLWQANPSKTNVEIRQLLLKSADRFATPNNQYGYGIPDFNLAVTNALSLNTFSKDDFVVYPNPATDFITILLPVGQDRAMVSIYSISGQKVLDKEITVQSASISLKTLSKGMYLYKVESNSFFNSGKIIKR, via the coding sequence ATGAGAAAATTCTATTTATTCCTTTTTTTATTAATTACTTCGGTTGGCTTTGCTCAAGAAGATGCTTGGGTATATTTCAATGCCAAACCTAGTGCTCAGCCTTATTTTGATTCGCCTTTGCAAATGCTTTCCCAAAGGGCATTGGATAGAAGAACGATTCAAAATATTGTACTGGATGCTAAAGATATTCCCATAGATGCGTCTTACATCAATCAGATTAAAGCGGTTGCTGGAATTTCGGTTATGGCAAAATCTAAATGGATGAATGCTATTCATGTTCGCGGAAATCAGGCAATTATAAATTCATTGACAGCGTTTTCTTTTGTCAGTAAAGTTGATTTTGCAAATAAATCACTCAATCAAGTAGGAAAAATTGCGAAGTTATCCAAAATAAAAAAGGTTACTAAAAGCAAGAATACCAAAATTAATTACGCTTACGGGACATCAGCAAATCAAATCCAGATGCTTAATGGGCAATTATTACATCAACAGAATTATACAGGTACCGGAAAAATAATAGCTGTTTTAGATGCAGGATTTCCTGGAGTTAATACAACACAGCCTTTTCAAAGATTAAGAGATAATAATCAGATTTTAGGAGGCTATAATTTTGTTTTGAGAAATCCCGATTTTTATACTGGAGTTTATCACGGAACATCGGTACTTTCGGCAATGGGTGGCTATAAAGAAAATTCATTAGTAGGAACAGCACCTGATGCTTCTTATTATTTATTTATTACTGAAGATGATACTTCTGAAAATCCTGTTGAAGAATCATTGTGGGTAGAAGCTGCAGAAAAAGCAGATAGTTTGGGTGTTGATATTATAAATACTTCTTTAGGTTATTTTGAATATGATAATCCTGCGTATAGTCATACATATAGTGAAATGAACGGAGCTACCGCTTTTATATCTCGTGGAGCTGAAATTGCATTTAGCCGAGGAATGATTGTAGTGGCAGCAGCCGGTAATTCAGCAGGCACATCTAATCCATATATCGCTGTGCCTGCCGATGCAGCATCTGTAATTGCAGTAGGAGCAGTAAATGCATCTGAGTCATTGGCTTCATTCAGTTCCATCGGGCCTTCGTCTGACGGGAGAATAAAACCAGATGTTATGGCTCAAGGAAAATCAGTAGTTTTGTCTGATGAATTAGGGAATACTGTATATGCAGATGGTACTTCTTTTTCCAGTCCTATTATGGCAGGAATGGTTGCTTGTTTGTGGCAAGCAAATCCAAGTAAAACCAATGTCGAAATAAGACAGTTGTTATTAAAATCAGCAGATCGATTTGCAACACCAAATAATCAATATGGTTATGGTATTCCAGATTTTAATTTAGCGGTGACTAATGCGTTATCATTAAACACTTTTTCTAAGGATGACTTTGTAGTTTATCCAAATCCGGCGACTGATTTTATTACTATTTTATTGCCTGTGGGACAGGATAGAGCTATGGTTAGCATCTATTCTATTTCAGGTCAAAAAGTATTGGATAAGGAAATTACGGTACAATCGGCCAGTATTTCTTTGAAAACACTGAGTAAAGGAATGTACTTGTATAAAGTGGAATCAAATTCTTTTTTCAATAGCGGAAAAATTATAAAACGTTAA
- a CDS encoding nitronate monooxygenase family protein produces the protein MNKITALFKIKYPIIQGGMIWNSGYKLASAVSNAGGLGLIGAGSMYPEVLREHIQKCKKATSKPFGVNVPMLYPNIEEIMKIIIEEGVKIVFTSAGNPKTWTSYLKGNGITVVHVVSSSTFALKAQDAGVDAVVAEGFEAGGHNGREETTTLTLVPMVKEKIKIPLIAAGGIATGRGMLAVMVLGADGVQVGSRFAASVESSAHENFKETIVNVKEGDTQLTLKELAPVRLIKNKFYQDVQHLYEQCATKDDLIGLLGRARAKRGMFEGDLIEGELEIGQVAGLIHEIKPVSVIVEEMMSDFEMAIKEVKNFDF, from the coding sequence ATGAATAAAATCACAGCACTGTTCAAGATTAAATATCCAATTATTCAGGGCGGAATGATTTGGAACAGCGGTTATAAACTAGCAAGCGCAGTTAGTAATGCCGGAGGTTTAGGTTTGATAGGTGCGGGTTCTATGTATCCTGAAGTTCTTCGGGAACACATTCAAAAATGTAAAAAAGCCACTTCAAAACCTTTTGGAGTAAATGTGCCGATGTTGTACCCCAACATTGAAGAAATAATGAAAATTATCATTGAAGAAGGTGTGAAAATCGTTTTTACATCGGCTGGAAACCCAAAAACTTGGACTTCGTATTTGAAAGGAAATGGGATAACTGTAGTGCATGTAGTAAGTAGTTCCACTTTTGCATTAAAAGCACAAGATGCAGGTGTTGATGCTGTTGTTGCCGAAGGATTTGAAGCCGGAGGACATAACGGCAGAGAGGAAACGACAACACTTACATTAGTTCCAATGGTGAAAGAAAAAATCAAGATTCCGTTAATAGCTGCGGGAGGTATTGCTACTGGTCGTGGGATGCTTGCAGTAATGGTTTTAGGTGCCGATGGAGTTCAGGTGGGTAGTAGATTTGCCGCTTCGGTGGAATCATCTGCACATGAAAACTTCAAAGAAACAATTGTAAATGTAAAAGAAGGCGATACCCAATTGACATTGAAAGAACTGGCTCCTGTTCGATTAATTAAAAATAAATTTTATCAAGATGTTCAGCATTTGTATGAACAATGCGCAACAAAAGATGATTTAATTGGTTTATTAGGTAGAGCCAGAGCAAAACGTGGAATGTTTGAAGGAGATTTAATCGAAGGAGAATTAGAAATAGGTCAAGTTGCGGGTTTGATTCACGAGATAAAACCAGTTTCAGTTATTGTAGAAGAAATGATGTCCGATTTTGAAATGGCAATTAAAGAAGTAAAGAATTTTGATTTTTAA
- a CDS encoding DUF4268 domain-containing protein, with amino-acid sequence MYSKEETQKLKREFWVTFAEKHPRKWMLYDTKIKDFSFKFYVDNKKAQVLIDIEHRNDEKRIAYFEKIEALKNILEDEFIKDLVYEKDYTLENGKTISRIWVEKLGVGVSNRNYWDEIFDFYYEKMNALELFYMEYDEFIKDIERI; translated from the coding sequence ATGTACAGTAAAGAAGAAACTCAAAAATTAAAACGAGAATTCTGGGTGACTTTCGCAGAAAAACACCCTCGAAAATGGATGCTATACGACACCAAAATAAAGGATTTCTCATTCAAATTTTACGTAGACAATAAAAAGGCTCAAGTTTTAATCGACATTGAACATCGAAATGATGAAAAACGAATTGCCTATTTTGAAAAAATAGAAGCACTGAAAAACATTCTGGAAGACGAATTCATCAAAGATTTGGTTTACGAAAAAGACTATACCCTTGAAAACGGTAAAACTATCAGTCGCATTTGGGTTGAAAAACTAGGAGTCGGCGTTAGCAATCGCAACTATTGGGATGAAATATTTGACTTCTACTATGAGAAAATGAATGCTCTGGAATTATTCTACATGGAATACGATGAATTCATTAAAGATATTGAGAGAATTTAG
- a CDS encoding CoA pyrophosphatase: MDFQDFLKYVPDFAQARLPAFEAHIKMAPFERIDALKNGAFDTKKSRKAAVMMLFYPKKGQTHLVLIVRSSYDGTHSSQIAFPGGKFETEDEVFANTALRETHEEIGILPRDIEIIKPFTQMYIPPSNFMVYPFLGISRDEIRFVPDPNEVAGIIELPLSVFLSDEIITTAEMVTSYAGKIKVPAFKIEEYIVWGATAMMLSELKDVLNQVIG, encoded by the coding sequence ATGGATTTTCAAGATTTTTTAAAATATGTTCCTGATTTTGCTCAAGCAAGACTTCCTGCATTTGAAGCGCATATTAAAATGGCGCCATTTGAAAGAATTGATGCTTTGAAAAATGGAGCTTTTGATACTAAAAAATCAAGGAAAGCCGCTGTCATGATGTTGTTTTATCCAAAAAAGGGACAGACACATTTAGTGCTGATTGTAAGAAGTTCGTATGACGGAACCCATTCTTCCCAAATCGCATTTCCTGGTGGTAAGTTTGAAACTGAAGATGAAGTTTTTGCAAATACGGCTTTACGGGAAACCCATGAGGAAATAGGAATTCTTCCTAGGGACATAGAAATTATCAAGCCATTTACTCAAATGTATATTCCACCAAGTAATTTTATGGTATATCCTTTTTTAGGAATTAGCAGGGATGAGATTCGGTTTGTTCCAGATCCTAATGAAGTAGCAGGTATTATCGAGTTGCCGTTATCTGTTTTTTTGAGTGATGAAATTATTACCACTGCCGAAATGGTTACTTCTTATGCGGGTAAAATAAAGGTTCCGGCTTTCAAAATTGAAGAATATATTGTTTGGGGGGCTACAGCAATGATGTTGAGTGAATTAAAAGATGTTTTAAATCAGGTTATAGGTTAA
- a CDS encoding 1-acyl-sn-glycerol-3-phosphate acyltransferase — translation MRLFKRNPFGHILFIKKWLIRIFGGITHRRYRGFNELQIEGSEIIRNLPDTNVLFISNHQTYFADVVAMFHVFNASLSGRDDTIKNVCYLWQPKMNIYYVAAKETMQAGLLPRIMAYAGAISVERTWREKGVDVQGKKDVNPDDTENIKIALKDGWVITFPQGTTKSFKPVRKGTAHIIKQHRPIVVPIVIDGFRRSFDKKGLRMKKKGILQSFIIKEPLDIDYENDTIDTIVEKIEYAIEQHPSFLKVIPAEELKAQEELNRLRQWEY, via the coding sequence ATGCGATTGTTTAAGAGAAATCCTTTTGGACATATATTATTTATAAAAAAATGGTTAATCCGAATTTTCGGAGGTATTACGCATAGACGCTATAGAGGATTTAATGAATTACAAATTGAAGGTTCTGAGATTATCAGGAATTTACCGGATACTAATGTGCTTTTTATTTCAAATCACCAAACCTATTTTGCCGATGTGGTGGCGATGTTTCATGTTTTTAACGCCAGCCTTAGCGGTCGTGACGACACCATTAAGAATGTTTGTTATTTATGGCAGCCAAAGATGAATATTTATTACGTAGCTGCAAAAGAAACTATGCAAGCCGGATTGTTGCCCAGGATTATGGCTTATGCCGGGGCAATTTCTGTAGAACGAACTTGGAGAGAAAAAGGTGTTGATGTTCAAGGAAAAAAAGATGTGAATCCTGATGATACTGAAAATATTAAAATAGCTCTAAAAGATGGCTGGGTAATTACTTTTCCGCAAGGAACAACCAAGTCTTTCAAGCCAGTTCGTAAAGGTACAGCACATATTATAAAGCAACACAGACCTATAGTTGTGCCAATAGTAATTGATGGTTTCCGTCGTTCTTTTGATAAAAAGGGACTGCGTATGAAGAAGAAAGGAATTCTTCAATCTTTTATTATTAAAGAACCGTTAGATATTGATTACGAAAATGATACAATTGATACAATTGTTGAAAAAATTGAATATGCTATTGAACAACATCCTTCGTTTCTAAAAGTAATTCCAGCCGAAGAATTAAAAGCTCAGGAAGAATTGAACCGTTTAAGACAATGGGAATATTAA
- a CDS encoding RNA polymerase sigma factor, which translates to MSDNLEHSFVKQLQANQNIIHKICRLYTNGDDAHKDLFQEITIQLWKAFPKFRGDSKFSTWAYRVALNTAITLYRKTKRSINTIEFEARQHFTHDIEYNYEEEEQIKLMYKAVYQLNDIEKALVFMYLEDKDYTEIAETLGISEVNARVKMNRIKGKLKKILNPLGI; encoded by the coding sequence ATGAGTGATAATCTAGAGCATTCTTTTGTAAAGCAATTGCAGGCAAATCAGAATATAATCCACAAAATTTGTAGGTTGTATACTAATGGCGATGATGCACACAAGGATTTGTTTCAGGAAATCACGATACAGTTATGGAAAGCATTTCCAAAATTCAGGGGCGACAGTAAATTTTCTACATGGGCCTATCGAGTCGCCTTGAATACAGCCATTACTTTATACCGAAAAACTAAACGCTCCATAAATACTATTGAATTCGAGGCAAGACAGCATTTTACTCATGATATTGAATATAATTATGAGGAAGAAGAACAGATAAAGCTTATGTATAAGGCGGTTTATCAGCTGAATGATATTGAAAAAGCGTTGGTTTTTATGTACTTGGAAGATAAAGATTATACCGAAATAGCTGAAACATTAGGAATTAGTGAAGTAAATGCAAGGGTGAAAATGAACAGAATAAAAGGGAAATTAAAAAAAATATTAAATCCATTAGGAATATGA
- a CDS encoding NAD(P)/FAD-dependent oxidoreductase, whose protein sequence is MNIPHSTLPRIVIIGGGFAGLALARKLKDKEVQVVLLDKHNYHTFQPLLYQVATGGLEAGSIAYPIRKVIQEYDDVYFRLTNVEEIDTENQKIKAEIGELSYDYLVIATGSKTNYFGNKEIERNSMSMKTIPQSLNIRSLILENFEQAVLTTDIAEQNSLINFVLVGGGPTGVELAGALAEMKKAILQKDYPDLDIAKMEINLIQSGDRILNTMSEESSQAAEKFLISLGVKIWKNVRVTNYDGRTISTNSDLTFETATVIWTAGVQGAIVAGLDGNSLVEKVERIRVNEFNQVVGYDNIFAIGDIASMETEAYPQGHPMMAQPAMQQGKLLGENIIKLIRKQPMEAFEYNDKGAMATIGRNKAVVDLPKYHFSGVFAWFVWMFVHLFSLIGFKNKAVVFLNWVYNYIRFDREGRLIIRPYKKKSFTTFTSDEV, encoded by the coding sequence ATGAACATCCCACATTCAACTTTACCCAGAATAGTCATTATAGGAGGAGGCTTTGCAGGACTTGCATTGGCCAGAAAACTAAAAGATAAGGAAGTGCAAGTTGTTCTTTTAGACAAACACAACTACCATACTTTTCAACCCTTATTATATCAAGTGGCCACAGGTGGGCTTGAAGCAGGTTCAATTGCGTATCCAATCCGCAAAGTAATCCAGGAATACGATGATGTCTATTTTAGACTGACTAATGTAGAAGAAATTGACACCGAAAATCAAAAAATCAAAGCTGAAATTGGGGAGCTTTCTTATGATTATCTAGTCATTGCAACAGGTTCCAAAACCAATTATTTTGGTAATAAAGAAATTGAGCGCAATAGTATGTCCATGAAAACCATACCGCAATCGCTCAATATTCGCAGTCTTATTCTTGAAAATTTCGAACAAGCGGTTTTAACCACTGATATTGCCGAACAAAATAGTCTTATTAATTTTGTACTTGTGGGAGGTGGACCCACGGGAGTAGAATTGGCAGGTGCTTTGGCCGAAATGAAAAAAGCCATTTTACAGAAAGATTACCCCGATCTTGATATTGCCAAAATGGAGATAAATCTTATTCAAAGTGGTGATAGAATTCTAAACACAATGAGTGAGGAGTCCTCACAAGCTGCTGAAAAATTTCTAATTAGTTTAGGCGTTAAAATTTGGAAAAATGTTCGGGTGACAAATTATGATGGCCGTACCATAAGTACTAATTCTGATTTGACTTTTGAAACTGCTACAGTAATCTGGACAGCTGGAGTACAAGGAGCTATAGTTGCAGGATTAGATGGTAATTCGCTTGTTGAAAAAGTAGAGCGCATTCGAGTAAATGAATTCAATCAAGTCGTAGGTTATGACAATATTTTTGCCATTGGTGATATAGCATCAATGGAAACCGAAGCCTATCCGCAAGGACATCCCATGATGGCACAACCCGCCATGCAACAGGGAAAATTGTTGGGTGAAAACATCATTAAATTAATTAGAAAACAGCCCATGGAAGCTTTTGAATACAATGACAAAGGCGCAATGGCCACCATAGGACGGAATAAAGCTGTAGTCGATTTGCCAAAATACCATTTTAGTGGGGTTTTTGCTTGGTTTGTATGGATGTTTGTGCATTTATTCTCCTTAATAGGATTCAAAAACAAAGCTGTTGTTTTCTTGAATTGGGTATACAACTACATTCGTTTTGACCGTGAAGGACGATTGATTATACGCCCTTACAAAAAGAAAAGTTTTACAACATTCACGAGTGATGAAGTGTAA